In Planococcus citri chromosome 4, ihPlaCitr1.1, whole genome shotgun sequence, the genomic window ATTGTATCCGTTCATTTGATCTCAGCTGTACTATTCAATATGGTATGTTTCATTCTAGCAGCCAAAGCACTGTTCAGATTATCTGTAAAGAAATTGCAAGATTCAAATCTAGCCTTCTTAGCGTGTACTTTATTCTGCATCAATCCTGCAAGTATATTTTTCACCGCACCGTACTCCGAAGCTTTATTCTCTTTGTTGACATTCAGCGCAATGTTAGCAGAAGATGGTACCTGGAAACAATACATAGTAATTAGTCTTTCGGCTGTTGCACGTTCAAACGGTGTGACCAATGTAGGATTCCCTGCATATGGACTGCTCAAGAAACACGCTTATATGCCAAAGAGCATTCTGAATTGGATATCATTCCTGGTACAACTTGCTGTGATCGTTGTTTCAACCATGTCGTTATTCTTCCTTTACCACATGTACAGTTACATTAGATTCTGCACTGACTATCCGTACAAACACTCGCCTGAGGTGATCGAAACAGCTCTGGCTAAATCATACGTTCTGGCTGGTCAAGGTACAAGTGGAATGTGTAATCAGACCCACATAATACCTTATTTTTATATCCAGAATCACTACTGGAATGTCGGCTTCTTGGAATACTTCCAGTTGAAACAAATACCAAACTTCGCTTTGGCCTTTCCCATTGTATATTATGTCAGTACCGAATGCATCTTGTATTTTAAGCGAAATACAGACCTGACTAAATCATTAGGCTTGAGTCGAGTACACCAGAATACGAGAATGGCTTCGATATACGAATACATCGTTCATCTCAGCGTTTTACTTGTAATCTGTCTGTTCTTCGTTCATATCCAGGTAGCTACTCGAATCCTGTGTTCATCTAGTCCGGCGTTGTACTGGTTATGGGCGATGATCATCTATTCCAAGGAGAGGAATACTGTATTTAGTTTGAGCGATGTTCCACACATGACTACCTTTagttttacaatattttcttACTGTCTGATGTATTTCATACTGGGTACGATTTTATTCAGTAATCATTATCCTTGGACTTGAGTTCAAGCTTATACAACTGTGATTATTTTCCTATTAATAAATTCTTTTATAAATCTATAAAACGTATTCAACTGTAACTTTCTGTAATCGGAGATGATTAATAGGTTTAAAGGGGTTGTACTTGATTACTTGAATAACTCGAAAAGTGGCAAAACGCgagtaaattatatttttttgatgtagagaaaaatgaccaaaaaaaaacacacatattTCAAACTGAAGtgtatagattttatttttttaaagttgggACTGTTGGCTGCTCAGTATTAAAAGAATTAGTACAACGTTTGCGGTACATAACTGAAGAAGATGCGTTCGATACGTTTGCGATTTCATCGGAGAAGCTcgctttgatttgatttttcaaagtttctacAGTAGCTCTGTATTGTTCagagaaatatttttcgatgtttctGCATGATTATTGCAAAATATTTAAGAAGAAAATACTTACGAAACAcgaatttgcccaaaaatagcaatttacgaaattttcaaccgttcagtAGAACCATAAACGAGGTTTTGGATTTCCATATCTCCCCTTCAGGGACTCTTCCGgaaggggatttttttttgggtgactTGCAACTCAAAAGTAAGATCTTCACGTACACCATAAGCACAATTATAATTCCAACTAAACGTTTCTGATTTAGGCTGTCGCCAAGCTTTATGAACTGAGGAAACGTATGTTTGGAAATATGAGTTacaatgaaactttttgagtcTGCATATGTGGAACAAGTAGAAAATTCTATTTATACAGAGTGTTTCACAGGATACCTTTAcgattctaaaattgaaaatctcggAAACTACtcggtgaaaaaattcaaaattttcattctaggTCCTcaataacatcaattttttgtattcaataCAACATGCATTATACATATGTTGACTATCAGCGGCGACGCAAGCTCTCAAtctttttactcaatttttgaatactcgATGCAAAACAATCCGTCTAACTATCGATATTTTATCGGTAATTCGCATTTTAACTTGCTCCAAATCTCGAGGGCAGTCTGTGTATACACGATCGACTTCAAACATTCCCACAAATAAAAATGTGGAGCCGTCAGGTCGGACGAATATGGTGGCCACTCCATTTCCACAAGCTTTGAGAAAAACGGCCACTGAAAGCTCAACGAAGAATATTCAAGGTCTCGTGGATGGTATGGCACATTGTTCCATGCTCCGTCTTGTTGAAGTCGATCGTAAAGGTCTGCACCAAGTCAGAAAGGTAAGAAGGTGTTTATTGCGTCCGTGTACCTACCGCCCAGTATTGACATTTCCATCATCAAAGAAAACGGGCCAATAATCCCCCATGATACAACATTTGCCCATACAGTCACGCATTGATTGTCTAAGTATTGCCTGTCGGAGCCCAGTAGCGATAGAGTTCTGCTTGATAACAATTAACAACACCCACGAGATGATAATGTGCTTCATCtgtcattaaaattttgttgagttGATTTCTTCATCTTCAATATGAGggtaaaattgatgttattggTTGCCTAGTATATGTAGAAACCGTCACTTTcgcgatatttttatttttcattgagattttcaattttagaatcgTCAGTTTCCTGTGAAACATCCTGTATTTCTGTAGTTATTctatcgattgaaaatttaaaattattacattGCAAACAAAAGGAACGTACAAAATCTGAGTTGAAACTCACAACGTTTCTTTAACTTGTATAAAATATCAAGTTGTTGGTATGTTTTTGTGAAAGACAAATGTTACAATTCTCACACCAATTTCTTTTGGTGTGACAGTGCATTTATGTTCCTAACTACCTTACATCTTATGATGTAATGCTGcaaattttaatcgaatttaatttcaaaatttattcatttttcttttacatATTAATAGATGTGTACCGATATTTCAAAAGGACCCATTTGGTCAGTGCCGAGAAgggtatagattttatttttcaaaaatcaaaataaatttccagtGCTCTCCAGTGGATCTCAACAGCGTTTGAGTGTGAAGCTGTCCATGAAAGCTTCACATTCGCGCACCGTTTAGATCAATTGGAAAACTTTGGAAGattgtgccaatttttgaaaaataaaatctacacccttctcggcaccgacCGAATGGGCCCTTTTGAAATATTGGTACACAGATGAGTATGATACCCTAAATAACCGGTAGCCTTTTTTAAATCTGTTGGAACAATTGAAACGCAGAATAGGTCGTACAATTTACAAATATAAACATAAACAAcgatcgaatttttgaagttttcattcgATTCAAACAAATTCAAGtttaactaatttcaataatcaATTTCCAATCCACCTAAAATGATACATAATAGTCTCCATTCGGTTGCGGACCCCATCAGGAACTTTTTTTCTCGAAGCAGTAGGTTGGCAATCTTGTATTTCGATGTCCCCGTAGACGATTTCATGGTCCCAAGTACATTGTAACCCAGGCTTAACCGTCTCCCCTATCTGGTCGACTTAATGCATTGCATGAATCCGCAAAGTTGTCGAATTACGTCGAGCTATGCGCGTTTAATTAAAGGCTTCGTAACTTTAGTTCGCTTCAATTTCGCGaatgccattgaaaaatatgaaattgattCGATCATTTGGATTGCAGATTATTCGCCTGTCTCGTACGATGCTATGCTAATGATGGCAACTATGGCAACCAACGACAACGCGACTCCTCCGATAGAGAATTTTTTGAGTATCCGCTTCAATAACCCTGACCGGTTGCAGGAATTGGCTTGTGTCGTCGCGTCAACTTCGATATTGTTTCGTGAAATGGAAGTATATGGTCGAATTAACGTCATTCCATACTATCAGGTGACTTATGCAGACCCGTACATCCGGGGGATTGTCAACCTACCTTCAGTTTTTTGGCGAATGATTCGCGATTGTAAGAAAAAAGTAGCTGATTCATTCGATACATGGTGTTCATATCTCTACGTGTATATTTTTCCTCATCGAGATCTAACCGATATAGGGTTCGTTtccaaattaatcgattttatttGTTGGCGTACCGATGGAACTATCGATAATAAGCGAACGGCGTTGAATGTGATCGAACTCGATGTGTTAAACAAGGAAGAGAAATATCGAATCGCGTGTTTGTATTGTTTGATCGACGACGTCAGAAAATTATGGCCGATAACAACGAATCTCCAGGATCATCCGATGATTCGGTATTGGAATTCTCAAATGAGTGGCGAGCAGTTCGCGATGCCAGTAAATCGAGAATCAAGCTGTGTGGAGGCTTTTTTGCTGAGGTACAATCATGCCGATACAATATCGGCGTTCGATTATCTTTGGGTATTTTTGACTGACGACGAACAAGTGCAGAAGGTCATTAATTTGGCGAGTTATCGTGCACGCCCTAACTACCTGAAACACGCGTTGTGTATATTGAGCGAAACACAACTGCTGCGTGTGATGATGTCGAAtgctgaagaaattttttgtcatctgTATATTTACAAGGCAATGGACTTGATAATGCGGTTGTGGAATTGGGTGAAGAACGTCATCACAAATGATATGTTCTATCGAGTATTTCACATGTTTTTG contains:
- the LOC135845406 gene encoding GPI mannosyltransferase 2-like isoform X9, which encodes MKPDQQTSDLEQQVILLALRSRLAILMLQFIFNLIIPDHHSDAFVSPFSSLPKSSLDTGVDWLLGGLLRWDAQYHLHVSIYSYVYENSLAFFPGFAVCIKLIGSIFGYALFPLNIVSVHLISAVLFNMVCFILAAKALFRLSVKKLQDSNLAFLACTLFCINPASIFFTAPYSEALFSLLTFSAMLAEDGTWKQYIVISLSAVARSNGVTNVGFPAYGLLKKHAYMPKSILNWISFLVQLAVIVVSTMSLFFLYHMYSYIRFCTDYPYKHSPEVIETALAKSYVLAGQGTSGMCNQTHIIPYFYIQNHYWNVGFLEYFQLKQIPNFALAFPIVYYVSTECILYFKRNTDLTKSLGLSRVHQNTRMASIYEYIVHLSVLLVICLFFVHIQVATRILCSSSPALYWLWAMIIYSKERNTVFSLSDVPHMTTFSFTIFSYCLMYFILGTILFSNHYPWT
- the LOC135845406 gene encoding GPI mannosyltransferase 2-like isoform X10 produces the protein MKPDQQTSDLEQQVILLALRSRLAILMLQFIFNLIIPDHHSDAFVSPFSSLPKSSLDTGVDWLLGGLLRWDAQYHLHVSIYSYVYENSLAFFPGFAVCIKLIAAKALFRLSVKKLQDSNLAFLACTLFCINPASIFFTAPYSEALFSLLTFSAMLAEDGTWKQYIVISLSAVARSNGVTNVGFPAYGLLKKHAYMPKSILNWISFLVQLAVIVVSTMSLFFLYHMYSYIRFCTDYPYKHSPEVIETALAKSYVLAGQGTSGMCNQTHIIPYFYIQNHYWNVGFLEYFQLKQIPNFALAFPIVYYVSTECILYFKRNTDLTKSLGLSRVHQNTRMASIYEYIVHLSVLLVICLFFVHIQVATRILCSSSPALYWLWAMIIYSKERNTVFSLSDVPHMTTFSFTIFSYCLMYFILGTILFSNHYPWT